The Nomia melanderi isolate GNS246 chromosome 7, iyNomMela1, whole genome shotgun sequence genome includes a window with the following:
- the roq gene encoding RING finger and CCCH-type zinc finger domain-containing protein roquin isoform X1, which produces MPIQAPQWTEFLSCPVCCHDFDVAVRGPISLACGHTICRTCLANLHRKQCPFDQSIINTDIERLPINEALLQLVGNSVPTNVATAYQKLLPPEDHANYLAAKRCIEELALYLKPCQTNPTLAAGGMGLISRPMQRKLVTLVGCQLVVPEGRARAVRAARSLGERSVTELILQHQNPQQLSANLWAAVRARGCQFLGPAMQEEVLKLVLLALEDGSALSRKVLVMFVVQRLESHFPQASKTSIGHVVQLLYRASCFKVSKREGDSSLMQLKEEFRTYEALRREHDAQIVQIATEAGLRIAPDQWSALLYGDTSHKSHMQSIIDKLQTPQSFAQSVQELVIALQRTPDPGQLSSLRPQLELLAAIDPSPETEPPTLAECRAALEAVRTVVAALVEFIQQHGNRKTQDGTHNIGSGQPKYKVSMCRDLALRGSCPRSTSCTFAHSDMELDKYRSKNRKLSIRSNVPVVNNSDIKADKLVTGSNNKTFKQSEDLPYHSIKSHDNTHRENFNSINKVNPMQHHTPPSENNFVGSLTNYMLPPPQGVSPMVPNKNMDIYCSHYIVPNAPVEYTTPNLNMWDSSQVSSNVTNGVSNTKKQRTVAKTLAMLLQRRMEILNQLETIVNKQVPQIKTNYDMQGDTVSCNFSIWTNTSSNLMVPPSNINCNNNFRCTDPILFDDEFVPFDASSSNKYGPISKLSKNLMRSSNGVQPTNFYTEGSAPPPYRPIPTANSVTSWYYGNQPYTTIGANGEVQSINTSGFGDNYITFGRNISESTAHTQLSRPECMPKDLILESQRVKQQLKHLEKKINDLKLATQGATFTAGERLAQELQMIEAGIREKEKDVRNWSPYGTVPWIQSSNNLLGTQNFNQDYKPEEEDTYEAGIANDMRELELRWEFELQEQEKHWSSEEDNSKK; this is translated from the exons ATGCCAATACAGGCACCACAGTGGACTGAATTTCTTTCTTGTCCAGTTTGCTGTCATGATTTTGATGTGGCCGTACGTGGCCCAATATCATTAGCATGTGGTCATACTATATGTCGTACGTGCCTTGCAAATTTACATCGTAAACAATGCCCTTTTGATCAA AGTATTATCAACACAGACATAGAAAGACTACCGATAAATGAAGCTTTATTGCAGTTAGTCGGGAATTCTGTTCCCACAAATGTTGCAACAGCTTATCAGAAATTATTACCACCAGAAGACCATGCTAATTATTTGGCTGCTAAACGTTGCATTGAAGAACTTGCTTTATATCTCAAACCATGTCAGACAAATCCTACTCTAGCCGCAg gTGGTATGGGACTGATTTCACGGCCAATGCAAAGGAAACTAGTAACTCTTGTGGGTTGTCAGTTGGTTGTACCAGAAGGACGAGCACGTGCGGTGAGAGCTGCTAGGAGTCTCGGGGAACGATCAGTTACGGAATTAATATTGCAACATCAAAATCCTCAACAGCTTAGTGCTAATTTATGGGCAGCTGTACGAGCTCGTGGTTGTCAATTTCTTGGGCCAG CAATGCAAGAAGAAGTACTGAAGCTGGTTTTATTGGCTTTGGAAGACGGATCAGCTCTTTCCAGGAAAGTGTTAGTCATGTTTGTAGTTCAGCGTTTAGAATCACATTTTCCTCAAGCATCTAAAACGAGTATAGGACATGTTGTACAATTGTTATATAGGGCAAGTTGTTTCAAG GTATCTAAACGAGAAGGAGATTCATCATTGATgcaattaaaagaagaattcagaACATACGAAGCTTTAAGAAGAGAGCACGATGCTCAGATAGTGCAGATTGCAACAGAAGCTGGATTAAGAATAGCACCTGATCAGTGGTCTGCGTTATTATATGGAGACACTAGCCATAAGTCTCATATGCAAAGTATTATAGACAAACTTCAAACTCCGCAGTCTTTTGCTCAAAGTGTACAAGAATTGGTTATTGCTCTTCAACGTACTCCCGATCCTGGACAATTAAGTAGTTTAAGACCCCAGTTAGAACTGTTAGCTGCAATTGATCCCAGTCCAg aAACTGAACCTCCTACATTAGCGGAATGTCGTGCAGCGCTAGAAGCTGTTAGAACTGTAGTTGCGGCATTAGTGGAATTTATTCAACAACATGGTAATCGGAAAACACAAGATGGTACTCACAATATAGGCTCAGGTCAACCAAAATATAAAGTGAGCATGTGTCGAGATCTTGCACTTAGAGGATCATGTCCTAGATCCACAAGTTGCACCTTTGCTCATAGTGACATGGAATTGGATAA ATACAGatcaaaaaatagaaaattaagcaTCAGGTCAAATGTACCTGTAGTTAACAATTCGGATATAAAAGCAGACAAACTAGTTACTGGCTCAAATAATAAAACGTTCAAGCAAAGTGAAGATTTACCTTATCATTCCATAAAATCACACGATAATACTCATCGAGAAA attttaattctattaataaagTTAATCCAATGCAACATCACACTCCACCAAGTGAAAACAACTTTGTTGGCTCATTGACGAATTACATGTTACCGCCACCACAAGGTGTCTCACCAATGGTACCAAACAAAAATATGGATATATATTGCTCTCATTATATTGTACCCAACGCGCCTGTTGAGTATACAACGCCTAATCTCAATATGTGGGATTCGTCGCAAGTCTCATCTAATGTGACAAATGGTGTTTCCAATACTAAAAAG CAGCGGACAGTTGCCAAAACATTGGCGATGTTGTTGCAACGCAGGatggaaattttaaatcaaCTTGAAACAATTGTCAACAAACAAGTGCCACAAATAAAAACG AATTATGATATGCAAGGAGATACTGTATCATGCAATTTCTCCATATGGACAAACACGTCGAGTAATCTCATGGTTCCTCcatcaaatataaattgtaataacaaCTTTCGTTGCACAGATCCGATCCTATTCGATGATGAATTCGTGCCATTTGATGCATCATCTAGTAACAAATATGGACCAATTTCTAAATTATCCAAAAACTTAATGAG ATCTAGCAATGGCGTACAACCTACCAATTTTTATACAGAAGGAAGTGCACCTCCTCCGTATCGACCCATACCAACGGCGAATTCTGTTACATCTTGGTATTACGGTAATCAAC CTTATACTACTATCGGTGCGAATGGTGAAGTACAGTCTATCAATACTTCTGGGTTTGGGGACAACTATATCACGTTTGGTCGAAATATATCCGAGTCGACTGCACACACGCAACTTTCACGACCAGAATGCATGCCTAAAGA ctTAATTCTTGAGTCGCAAAGAGTAAAACAACAGTTGAAGCATCTCGAAAAAAAGATCAACGATTTGAAG CTTGCTACGCAAGGAGCTACTTTCACAGCTGGAGAAAGGCTAGCACAAGAGTTGCAAATGATTGAAGCTGGTattagagaaaaagaaaaggacgTGCGAAATTGGAGCCCGTATGGTACTGTACCTTGGATTCAGTCGTCGAATAATCTGCTTGGTACCCAAAATTTCAATCAAGATTATAAACCGGAAGAG GAAGATACATATGAGGCCGGCATTGCGAATGATATGCGGGAATTAGAATTGCGATGGGAGTTTGAACTTCAAGAACAAGAAAAACACTGGTCGAGCGAAGAGGACAAttctaaaaaataa
- the LOC116424145 gene encoding histone H2B, giving the protein MPPKVSGKAVKKAGKAQKNINKADKKKKRKRKESYAIYIYKVLKQVHPDTGISSKAMSIMNSFVNDVFERIAAEASRLAHYNKRSTITSREIQTAVRLLLPGELAKHAVSEGTKAVTKYTSSK; this is encoded by the coding sequence ATGCCGCCAAAAGTTAGTGGAAAAGCAGTAAAGAAGGCTGGCAAGGCgcagaaaaatatcaataaggctgacaagaagaagaaacggAAAAGGAAGGAGAGCTACGCAATCTACATCTACAAAGTCTTGAAGCAAGTGCATCCCGACACTGGTATCTCGAGTAAAGCCATGAGCATTATGAACAGTTTCGTTAACGACGTGTTCGAGCGCATCGCTGCTGAAGCATCTAGACTGGCCCATTACAACAAACGTTCGACCATCACTTCCAGAGAAATTCAGACTGCGGTCAGGCTCTTGCTGCCTGGTGAATTGGCTAAACACGCAGTTAGCGAAGGTACCAAGGCAGTAACCAAGTACACCAGCTCAAAAtaa
- the RN-tre gene encoding USP6 N-terminal-like protein, translating to MNEEELLKRSAAERDRIFSCYDRGRENGAEIDSWEDPAYEVYHTTDRYGFIHDKRLPQKPDPNEIKCHRVEMERLKKWEKMTKQWDSSSTKEKIRRRVYKGIPNRFRGQVWALLLGIKSLKREQAGKYDEMLQLARQWSTEIRQIDADVARQYRDHINYRERYSIKQRSMFYVLAAYSMYNMEVGYCQGMSVLAGLLLLYMDEEDAFWGLSVLLADKKYTMHGFYVDGFPKLNRFIEHHDKIMNKFLPKLKRKLDKCGCDSILYALKWFFVVFQERTPVSLGLRIWDIFLLDGDRILPAMAYTIMKMHKRFLMPMESLDEFCNYLQIKLEKDFCFDDDTVISTMERSMEELKRSKLDYPGPALPHELPRFPFGTFKEPSFASKVGRRTEEFSEAQHAMRESITQRRDLVIAEDGRESTTPVEPTDCGLGGSKFSLDPNLDDGASPNGSRRSLADTSVTSTADLSVFSSATRCQALDNSLDTQSNISNASSGSGGLPTPKATPPQPSPDVVRIYVSYSSPISDSYKDDLPRTLPRSLETNRIRIRVDPDQTPIVENLKPFSLESSEIELDLK from the exons ATGAATGAGGAAGAATTATTGAAACGGTCTGCTGCAGAGCGAGATAGAATATTTAGCTGCTATGACCGTGGCAGAGAAAATGGAGCAGAAATTGATTCATGGGAAGATCCTGCATACGAAGTATACCATACAACAGACAGATATGGATTTATACA TGACAAACGATTGCCACAAAAGCCGGAcccgaatgaaattaaatgtcaTCGGGTGGAAATGGAAAGActaaaaaaatgggaaaaaatgaCAAAACAGTGGGATAGTTcttctacaaaagaaaaaatacgaCGTAGGGTATATAAAGGAATTCCTAATAGATTTCGTGGTCAAGTTTGGGCATTGCTTTTGGgaataaaaagtttaaaaagAGAGCAAGCCGGTAAATATGATGAAATGTTACAACTTGCGCGTCAGTGGTCTACTGAAATAAGACAGATCGATGCTGATGTAGCTAGACAATATAGAGATCATATCAATTATAG AGAGAGATATAGTATAAAACAACGATCCATGTTTTATGTCTTGGCTGCTTATAGCATGTATAACATGGAAGTAGGCTATTGTCAGGGAATGTCTGTATTAGCtggattacttttattatatatggATGAAGAGGATGCATTTTGGGGTCTTTCTGTATTGCTGGCTGATAAGAAGTACACTATGCATG GATTTTATGTTGATGGATTTCCAAAActgaatcgttttattgaacACCATGATAAAATCATGAATAAGTTTTTGCCAAAATTAAAACGGAAGCTTGATAAATGTGGCTGCGATTCCATTCTTTACGCATTAAAATGGTtctttgttgtttttcaagaaaGG ACACCCGTCAGTCTGGGTCTTCGAATTTGggacatatttttattagacgGCGATCGTATTTTACCGGCAATGGCATACACGATCATGAAAATGCATAAACGTTTTCTTATGCCAATGGAAAGTCTAGAtgagttttgtaattatttgcaaATCAAACTCGAAAAAGATTTTTGTTTTGATGATGACACAGTAATAAGTACTATGGAACGTAGTATGGAAGAATTAAAACGTTCTAAATTGGATTATCCTGGTCCAGCCTTACCACACGAATTACCACGGTTTCCATTTGGTACATTCAAAGAACCTTCATTTGCAAGCAAG GTTGGAAGACGAACAGAAGAATTTAGTGAAGCACAGCATGCAATGCGAGAATCTATAACACAACGTAGGGATTTAGTGATCGCCGAAGATGGTAGAGAAAGTACAACTCCAGTTGAACCAACTGATTGTGGTCTTGGCG GAAGCAAATTCTCACTTGATCCGAATCTTGACGATGGAGCCTCTCCCAATGGCTCGCGACGGTCATTGGCAGACACGTCTGTAACCTCGACAGCCGACCTTTCCGTATTTAGTTCGGCAACACGGTGTCAAGCGTTAGACAATAGTCTCGATACtcaaagtaatatttcaaatgctAGCTCGGGCAGCGGTGGCTTACCTACGCCCAAAGCAACACCTCCTCAACCGAGTCCAGATGTTGTACGAATTTATGTATCATATAGTTCACCCATATCTGATTCATACAAAGATGATCTTCCACGTACACTCCCACGGTCTTTAGAGACCAACAGGATTCGTATACGAGTCGATCCCGATCAAACGCCAATAGTGGAAAATCTCAAACCATTTTCATTAGAAAGTTCGGAAATTGAATTGgacttgaaataa
- the LOC116424128 gene encoding mitochondrial carrier homolog 2 isoform X2: MTRYSVSQATALQIGHEPILPRPTTTLFRRPALVLPNVFEYVKYIKNVDGISGCYRGVIPKMCADSISAVAFNKTLKSVKKLMNDMNKEKKEEGKEESEEDERYKIFIYELIQSLSCRMVAIVASHPFDVISIRMMAQFVGRETKYNGLFRSIMEVYKENGVMGYYAGLVPRLIGNAAAIILFSTFSYLIDRYILNDEVTKVYVDATIRVIATTVTYPYLVVSHSMAVNNCGLVAGLPPHMPIYTGWLDCWSHLSATKQLQRGQSLIWRYYAGQQIIRNGKPIVLH, encoded by the exons ATGACACGATATTCTGTGTCGCAGGCCACAGCGCTACAG ATTGGACATGAACCGATTTTACCACGACCAACTACCACATTATTTAGACGGCCGGCACTGGTTTTGCCTAATGTATTTGAATATG tgaaatatataaaaaatgtggATGGAATTTCTGGATGTTATCGTGGTGTTATTCCAAAAATGTGCGCTGACAGTATAAGTGCTGTagcttttaataaaacattaaaatctgTCAAGAAGTTAATGAATGACatgaataaagaaaagaaagaggaaggaaaagaagagTCAGAAGAAGa TGAAAGATATAAGATATTCATATATGAACTCATACAGAGTTTAAGTTGTAGGATGGTGGCAATTGTGGCCAGTCATCCGTTTGATGTCATTAGTATAAGAATGATGGCACAGTTTGTTGGCAGGGAAACAAAATACAA CGGATTATTTAGATCGattatggaagtatataaagaaaatggTGTTATGGGATACTATGCAGGATTAGTGCCTCGACTTATTGGAAATGCTGCTGCAATAATATTATTCAGTACTTTTAGCTATCTTATTGATAGATACATTCTAAACGATGAAGTAACAAAAGTTTATGTTGATGCTACTATAAGA GTAATAGCAACAACAGTCACGTATCCATATTTAGTGGTATCACATTCTATGGCTGTTAATAACTGTGG attaGTTGCTGGTCTTCCTCCACACATGCCAATTTATACTGGATGGCTGGATTGTTGGTCTCACTTGTCAGCTACCAAGCAGTTACAGAGAGGACAGAGCTTAATTTGGCGTTACTATGCAGGGCAACAAATAATAAGAAATGGAAAACCAatagttttacattaa
- the LOC116424128 gene encoding mitochondrial carrier homolog 2 isoform X1: protein MTQLDEQILVGTVSRLINIVSHPIEYARVLMQIGHEPILPRPTTTLFRRPALVLPNVFEYVKYIKNVDGISGCYRGVIPKMCADSISAVAFNKTLKSVKKLMNDMNKEKKEEGKEESEEDERYKIFIYELIQSLSCRMVAIVASHPFDVISIRMMAQFVGRETKYNGLFRSIMEVYKENGVMGYYAGLVPRLIGNAAAIILFSTFSYLIDRYILNDEVTKVYVDATIRVIATTVTYPYLVVSHSMAVNNCGLVAGLPPHMPIYTGWLDCWSHLSATKQLQRGQSLIWRYYAGQQIIRNGKPIVLH from the exons atgacACAGTTAGATGAACAAATACTAGTAGGTACTGTTAGCCgtttgattaatattgtttcacatCCAATTGAATATGCCAGAGTATTAATGCAG ATTGGACATGAACCGATTTTACCACGACCAACTACCACATTATTTAGACGGCCGGCACTGGTTTTGCCTAATGTATTTGAATATG tgaaatatataaaaaatgtggATGGAATTTCTGGATGTTATCGTGGTGTTATTCCAAAAATGTGCGCTGACAGTATAAGTGCTGTagcttttaataaaacattaaaatctgTCAAGAAGTTAATGAATGACatgaataaagaaaagaaagaggaaggaaaagaagagTCAGAAGAAGa TGAAAGATATAAGATATTCATATATGAACTCATACAGAGTTTAAGTTGTAGGATGGTGGCAATTGTGGCCAGTCATCCGTTTGATGTCATTAGTATAAGAATGATGGCACAGTTTGTTGGCAGGGAAACAAAATACAA CGGATTATTTAGATCGattatggaagtatataaagaaaatggTGTTATGGGATACTATGCAGGATTAGTGCCTCGACTTATTGGAAATGCTGCTGCAATAATATTATTCAGTACTTTTAGCTATCTTATTGATAGATACATTCTAAACGATGAAGTAACAAAAGTTTATGTTGATGCTACTATAAGA GTAATAGCAACAACAGTCACGTATCCATATTTAGTGGTATCACATTCTATGGCTGTTAATAACTGTGG attaGTTGCTGGTCTTCCTCCACACATGCCAATTTATACTGGATGGCTGGATTGTTGGTCTCACTTGTCAGCTACCAAGCAGTTACAGAGAGGACAGAGCTTAATTTGGCGTTACTATGCAGGGCAACAAATAATAAGAAATGGAAAACCAatagttttacattaa
- the roq gene encoding RING finger and CCCH-type zinc finger domain-containing protein roquin isoform X2, producing the protein MPIQAPQWTEFLSCPVCCHDFDVAVRGPISLACGHTICRTCLANLHRKQCPFDQLVGNSVPTNVATAYQKLLPPEDHANYLAAKRCIEELALYLKPCQTNPTLAAGGMGLISRPMQRKLVTLVGCQLVVPEGRARAVRAARSLGERSVTELILQHQNPQQLSANLWAAVRARGCQFLGPAMQEEVLKLVLLALEDGSALSRKVLVMFVVQRLESHFPQASKTSIGHVVQLLYRASCFKVSKREGDSSLMQLKEEFRTYEALRREHDAQIVQIATEAGLRIAPDQWSALLYGDTSHKSHMQSIIDKLQTPQSFAQSVQELVIALQRTPDPGQLSSLRPQLELLAAIDPSPETEPPTLAECRAALEAVRTVVAALVEFIQQHGNRKTQDGTHNIGSGQPKYKVSMCRDLALRGSCPRSTSCTFAHSDMELDKYRSKNRKLSIRSNVPVVNNSDIKADKLVTGSNNKTFKQSEDLPYHSIKSHDNTHRENFNSINKVNPMQHHTPPSENNFVGSLTNYMLPPPQGVSPMVPNKNMDIYCSHYIVPNAPVEYTTPNLNMWDSSQVSSNVTNGVSNTKKQRTVAKTLAMLLQRRMEILNQLETIVNKQVPQIKTNYDMQGDTVSCNFSIWTNTSSNLMVPPSNINCNNNFRCTDPILFDDEFVPFDASSSNKYGPISKLSKNLMRSSNGVQPTNFYTEGSAPPPYRPIPTANSVTSWYYGNQPYTTIGANGEVQSINTSGFGDNYITFGRNISESTAHTQLSRPECMPKDLILESQRVKQQLKHLEKKINDLKLATQGATFTAGERLAQELQMIEAGIREKEKDVRNWSPYGTVPWIQSSNNLLGTQNFNQDYKPEEEDTYEAGIANDMRELELRWEFELQEQEKHWSSEEDNSKK; encoded by the exons ATGCCAATACAGGCACCACAGTGGACTGAATTTCTTTCTTGTCCAGTTTGCTGTCATGATTTTGATGTGGCCGTACGTGGCCCAATATCATTAGCATGTGGTCATACTATATGTCGTACGTGCCTTGCAAATTTACATCGTAAACAATGCCCTTTTGATCAA TTAGTCGGGAATTCTGTTCCCACAAATGTTGCAACAGCTTATCAGAAATTATTACCACCAGAAGACCATGCTAATTATTTGGCTGCTAAACGTTGCATTGAAGAACTTGCTTTATATCTCAAACCATGTCAGACAAATCCTACTCTAGCCGCAg gTGGTATGGGACTGATTTCACGGCCAATGCAAAGGAAACTAGTAACTCTTGTGGGTTGTCAGTTGGTTGTACCAGAAGGACGAGCACGTGCGGTGAGAGCTGCTAGGAGTCTCGGGGAACGATCAGTTACGGAATTAATATTGCAACATCAAAATCCTCAACAGCTTAGTGCTAATTTATGGGCAGCTGTACGAGCTCGTGGTTGTCAATTTCTTGGGCCAG CAATGCAAGAAGAAGTACTGAAGCTGGTTTTATTGGCTTTGGAAGACGGATCAGCTCTTTCCAGGAAAGTGTTAGTCATGTTTGTAGTTCAGCGTTTAGAATCACATTTTCCTCAAGCATCTAAAACGAGTATAGGACATGTTGTACAATTGTTATATAGGGCAAGTTGTTTCAAG GTATCTAAACGAGAAGGAGATTCATCATTGATgcaattaaaagaagaattcagaACATACGAAGCTTTAAGAAGAGAGCACGATGCTCAGATAGTGCAGATTGCAACAGAAGCTGGATTAAGAATAGCACCTGATCAGTGGTCTGCGTTATTATATGGAGACACTAGCCATAAGTCTCATATGCAAAGTATTATAGACAAACTTCAAACTCCGCAGTCTTTTGCTCAAAGTGTACAAGAATTGGTTATTGCTCTTCAACGTACTCCCGATCCTGGACAATTAAGTAGTTTAAGACCCCAGTTAGAACTGTTAGCTGCAATTGATCCCAGTCCAg aAACTGAACCTCCTACATTAGCGGAATGTCGTGCAGCGCTAGAAGCTGTTAGAACTGTAGTTGCGGCATTAGTGGAATTTATTCAACAACATGGTAATCGGAAAACACAAGATGGTACTCACAATATAGGCTCAGGTCAACCAAAATATAAAGTGAGCATGTGTCGAGATCTTGCACTTAGAGGATCATGTCCTAGATCCACAAGTTGCACCTTTGCTCATAGTGACATGGAATTGGATAA ATACAGatcaaaaaatagaaaattaagcaTCAGGTCAAATGTACCTGTAGTTAACAATTCGGATATAAAAGCAGACAAACTAGTTACTGGCTCAAATAATAAAACGTTCAAGCAAAGTGAAGATTTACCTTATCATTCCATAAAATCACACGATAATACTCATCGAGAAA attttaattctattaataaagTTAATCCAATGCAACATCACACTCCACCAAGTGAAAACAACTTTGTTGGCTCATTGACGAATTACATGTTACCGCCACCACAAGGTGTCTCACCAATGGTACCAAACAAAAATATGGATATATATTGCTCTCATTATATTGTACCCAACGCGCCTGTTGAGTATACAACGCCTAATCTCAATATGTGGGATTCGTCGCAAGTCTCATCTAATGTGACAAATGGTGTTTCCAATACTAAAAAG CAGCGGACAGTTGCCAAAACATTGGCGATGTTGTTGCAACGCAGGatggaaattttaaatcaaCTTGAAACAATTGTCAACAAACAAGTGCCACAAATAAAAACG AATTATGATATGCAAGGAGATACTGTATCATGCAATTTCTCCATATGGACAAACACGTCGAGTAATCTCATGGTTCCTCcatcaaatataaattgtaataacaaCTTTCGTTGCACAGATCCGATCCTATTCGATGATGAATTCGTGCCATTTGATGCATCATCTAGTAACAAATATGGACCAATTTCTAAATTATCCAAAAACTTAATGAG ATCTAGCAATGGCGTACAACCTACCAATTTTTATACAGAAGGAAGTGCACCTCCTCCGTATCGACCCATACCAACGGCGAATTCTGTTACATCTTGGTATTACGGTAATCAAC CTTATACTACTATCGGTGCGAATGGTGAAGTACAGTCTATCAATACTTCTGGGTTTGGGGACAACTATATCACGTTTGGTCGAAATATATCCGAGTCGACTGCACACACGCAACTTTCACGACCAGAATGCATGCCTAAAGA ctTAATTCTTGAGTCGCAAAGAGTAAAACAACAGTTGAAGCATCTCGAAAAAAAGATCAACGATTTGAAG CTTGCTACGCAAGGAGCTACTTTCACAGCTGGAGAAAGGCTAGCACAAGAGTTGCAAATGATTGAAGCTGGTattagagaaaaagaaaaggacgTGCGAAATTGGAGCCCGTATGGTACTGTACCTTGGATTCAGTCGTCGAATAATCTGCTTGGTACCCAAAATTTCAATCAAGATTATAAACCGGAAGAG GAAGATACATATGAGGCCGGCATTGCGAATGATATGCGGGAATTAGAATTGCGATGGGAGTTTGAACTTCAAGAACAAGAAAAACACTGGTCGAGCGAAGAGGACAAttctaaaaaataa
- the LOC116424195 gene encoding histone H2A: MSGRGKGGKSKAKAKSRSNRAGLQFPVGRIHRLLRKGNYAERVGAGAPVYLAAVMEYLAAEVLELAGNAARDNKKTRIIPRHLQLAIRNDEELNKLLSGVTIAQGGVLPNIQAVLLPKKTEKKA, from the coding sequence ATGTCTGGCCGTGGAAAAGGTGGAAAATCTAAGGCAAAGGCGAAGTCTCGTTCCAATAGAGCCGGGTTACAATTTCCCGTTGGTCGTATCCACAGACTTTTAAGGAAAGGAAACTACGCAGAAAGAGTTGGAGCTGGAGCCCCCGTTTACTTGGCTGCCGTTATGGAATACCTGGCTGCTGAAGTTCTGGAATTGGCGGGAAACGCAGCACGTGATAACAAAAAGACCAGGATCATTCCACGACATTTACAACTTGCAATCAGAAATGACGAAGAGTTAAACAAACTTTTGTCCGGCGTTACCATTGCTCAAGGAGGTGTTCTTCCCAATATTCAAGCAGTACTTCTGCCAAAGAAGACTGAAAAGAAGGCTtaa